One Stigmatella aurantiaca genomic window, AGAAGACCTCCTACCCAAATAAGGTTTGGAACGTTCCCGAGGGAGCGGGCCTTCAGAAGGGAATTTTTTGTCAGGAGTTCTATCCTACGGAGAGGCCAGCGGGACACGGGCCAAGTGCCGTTCGAGGCGTTGGCGCTCCACATCCGTCCAGGGCAGATGCACAGCCTCTTTCTGCCATATCGTCCTCACACGCTCCGTAGCTTGACGAACCCATGAGGCAACCTCGTCAAAAGGAATACGAGATATCTCAGCCAACAACCGGAACGAACCAACATCCACGTCCTCAAAACGGCGAGAGTGATTGAGACTGAGCGCCAACTCGTCGGAGATGAATTCAGGCGCATACAGCACAGACGATATCAAATCATAGGCCGGCGACAAACGGGGCGTTCGTCCATCAGGATAGATGAGCGACCAGTTTTTCAAGTGCGCATCGGTATTGCCGCACAAGACGCAGAACACGAGGCGCTCACAAAAAGCCCGCAAGTCGTCAGGAGCGGCATATGAGAGCACAGCCGCAATATGCTCATACCGCCCCCCATATTGTGGCTCTCCAGGAGGCCGGTCAAGCACTTGAGCCAAGTCTTCAATATGTATGCGTTGGCCTTCGGCCCCCCGGTCAAACCGCTCGATGAGAAATACGGTCCCATCCCCTGTAGGTATCCCTTCAGGAAGCTCTTCGAATTCAGACACCTGAGCTTGTCTAAATGCAGGTATAGCGACCCCTGCAAGGTGTGCCCAGCGCATTGTCGCAAACTCAACTCGCGGCAGATCTTTGAACGTCGGATCATGGAATTTGGCAATCCAAGAACCTGTTTCACCTTTCCTCACTGGCATTGTCAGCCCTCGCTCACCAGGGCGCACGGAAAGCTTCCACTGAGCTCCAGCCAGGGAGAATTTCAATTTCTCTGCTAACGCTGGAGCAGACCGGGGACGTGGCAGCGGATGTTGAGACAGACGCGGCTGTCCAGGGACCATAACGACTGCACCAGGCAGGTCTCCACCCAAGAATTCAAGCAGGTCGAACTCATCCTCAACGTCAATCGCTAACTGACGTGCTACAGCCCGGCGCAGAGGACCTTGAGGTAACAGGTGAGAAAACCAGATGGGCACGTGACCCGTGGTAGCAATGTCATGTGGCTTGCGATCTTCGAAGAGTTGCCCCAGAACTCCGCGCTCTTGGGCCCGCAGCCATAATGGATCAAAGGAAAATCTGTACTCCCATTCTTCTAATTGCTCCAACAAGCCAACAGACACTTGGCCGAGCCGTACAATCAACGCTCTCACGACTGTGCCATCCGCACATCTACCCGGCGAACAAGTTCAAAAACGGGCGGGCGATCGCTCTCGCCAAGAGCAGTGCGCGCCAAGAAGAACCGAACAAACCAGTCATTCAAAATTTCACTTCGGCGGCGCTCAAAGACCTCGAAATTCTTGCCTTTGAGTGCATTAACAGCCCTGTCATCCAACGCATGGCTGTGGAGCACCTCTTCCGAAGCTTCCACCAAAAGTGGAAACATCTTTCGGTCTGGCAGTATGAACCGGCAAGCAAGTGACTCTCTTCCGGCTATGCATGGCAAGAACACGCGGCTGGCTTCTTTTTTGTCGAGGAGCGAACGTATCTGGTCGAACCGGAGCACTTCACCTGCTTTCGGCTCGCGAGGGCCCAGGTGAGCTAGCGCAATTGCACACAATCGCGTTTCCGCGTTCCTGCCAGAAGACCACGACACGGCTGCCGACGGAAATTCTTCGACACTCAACGGGGCGACTGTGCTTAACAAACGCTCAACTGAGTCAAACTCATTTGAATCAATCTGCGACTGCAGGTGATGAACATTAGCATCACTGCTGAGTGTATGCACCCTTGAAAGAGCGCCACGCCAGACCCAACGAACCAACAAGGCCCGGGTGCGGGGATTCGGCCGTGGATGAAGATGA contains:
- a CDS encoding type II toxin-antitoxin system HipA family toxin, whose translation is MRALIVRLGQVSVGLLEQLEEWEYRFSFDPLWLRAQERGVLGQLFEDRKPHDIATTGHVPIWFSHLLPQGPLRRAVARQLAIDVEDEFDLLEFLGGDLPGAVVMVPGQPRLSQHPLPRPRSAPALAEKLKFSLAGAQWKLSVRPGERGLTMPVRKGETGSWIAKFHDPTFKDLPRVEFATMRWAHLAGVAIPAFRQAQVSEFEELPEGIPTGDGTVFLIERFDRGAEGQRIHIEDLAQVLDRPPGEPQYGGRYEHIAAVLSYAAPDDLRAFCERLVFCVLCGNTDAHLKNWSLIYPDGRTPRLSPAYDLISSVLYAPEFISDELALSLNHSRRFEDVDVGSFRLLAEISRIPFDEVASWVRQATERVRTIWQKEAVHLPWTDVERQRLERHLARVPLASP